TAAATTGCAATCGATTATTTTCAACTCAAACTATGGGACGATTGTAATCAGTTTGTCTTAAAAGTGTACTCTGgaaaatttcttatttattcaCACATACTGATCCGAGCCATTGTACACTCATATGGAATAAATTATAGCAAGCTTCGTGCGCAAGTATGTTTATGAAAGTTTGAGTCATAGGTTAGAGAAAACTTCGTTCTTCCTCATCGAATTACAATAATAGCGCCTGTGCGATACTAGCAATGCACCAAGAATGTCGAAAGGAATACATTCACTCGTGATCAAATGGTCTTCATGGGTCTCGTGTTACTTACAAAGCGGACAAATAAGTAGTCTGGTGTCTGtcgtatttctttgaaagtggACATATTCATCCAGAAAAACTTCCCTTCTGTCACCTGGTATGACAAGTTCCCACGATTCACTGTGAGTATCTTGCTAAGTGTCCTCTCGAGATTGATACCACGGCGAATTGCAGACGGTTTGTGCGATCTCTCCTGATCGAGTCTTGGCTGCGTCGCCTGTGCGTTCCGAAGAATCAGACATGGAGTGGGTGGTGAGCGGGGTCCCACTACGTAAGGATGCGTGCTCATCGATCCCCACTTGATACTAATCGAGAAAATTGAATGCGATCCACGATGCCGGCATTGTAAGTCTGGAAGCGATACCGATAGCAGCACTGTGTATACGTAGTTATACGTAGATCAAGCATCTGTCAAGCGAAACACGGTACGTAGACGGGAATTTGTAACCGACTCGGTACGGAAATCAAACCGCCTTTCGTATCCACGCTACGTACGCGTCTGAAACCAAAGAATTACGAGTATAAACCGCACAGCAAACCACCGTACAAATAACCGCCGTGTACAGCTGTAACGATTTCGTGAGACAGACACGAGCAGTTGGCCGTTCGCACTTCCTTTCCACGTATCAACCAGTGTGAGTGGAACGCCGGTACTCTGTGTTCAGAACTTacagtttaaaatttgtagcaAATGGTACGAACACATCACGGAATGTTTGTGACAAGATCGATCCCTGCTGAGGTCGAATTCCGGGCCCTGCTCTGCAGCAAATTTTGAATTCACGTTCACCTGAACAGAACGAGCTGCTGGTTGTTGTTGTGGACTAAGGTGTTGTGCGTGTCTCCATCTGATCATCATTAGTGTGGCATCGATGCTTACTTAACCCGACAGATATCGAGGTGTAGCAGTATTCGAAACGTCAGCGTGTTTTCAAGCTTGTAGGTATGTACATGTACATTTATTGCAATATCTGCCTTTAACGCACAGAGGACGTTGTTCTCTCCGTATGCCATTGTACCATGACGAAATTAGAATATACCGAgcatttttttcaaataaatttcatcTCTCAACTTTCTTCTGCCACTGATTACACGGTTTCCGCTGTATAGCGCCTGGAAACACGGTCCGTTTGTACAGATACTATCGATTCACGGGATAAGTAATATGTCCCATCGCTAGACGCGATAAGATTTTCAAATTCTCGTCCTGGTCAATCCTGACTAGCTAagcaatttcaattttcttccAAATTATTCTTTCCAAGACCAGTGATACCTTCCTAATCCTCTGACACTCCAATAGATTCTAAACATAGTGTTTTGTGAATGGGAATACGTTTAATAGACAATTCCATATTCATATGAAAAATATGGAGATAGAACGCGAACGAATAATATGTGCCAGTTTTTACAGGGAAGCAGCATTTAATTTCAATACGTTTCTAAACAAACTTACATTACTTACCATAATTAAATCTGTATTTATTTACCATCTATTTAAATGTGTATTTATGTATACATGTATTTCAAACGTTTTCGACGCGTGGTATTCCGCGATACATAAACGACACTGTTGTATATTCTTTCGGTCATTGTATAAATTATTAACTACAGCTTATTGGGCCGATTTTCTGCGCACATTCGATCAATTTGATTTTGAGCATTTGAAATGAATATTGAATCaccaaatattttaataacactaaatattttattgtactttattaGATTAACATAACTTCCTAGATTTCTATATTATATAAGGTCTCAAGCATTTATCATTACCCGTAGAACTGAGAGATACGACATAGAAGTTTTTATAATACTCATGTATGTTTCCATATTAACAACAAAGAATTTTCCAGCCCTCAGGAAAACTGGGTGTTGACCTCTCATAATGACATAAATAATATCTTTTGCCACACATTTCGGTATATTGTACCAGCTACAGAAATACACCGAGTTACCGACGCCTTCCATTTGTCGCTTTAAGTATTCGCCCACGTAGCTGTATGCAAATAATTGCAGCAGTAGCGTGGTCGATACTATAAATGTCTTTATTGTCATGACGATGTTTCCAATTTTCAGAGCGATAATAAATTGAAGTCCTAAAAACAGATGCaaattattataatacattAATCGTATTTAAATAAACTTGTGCCATTGTGCTTCGCATTTTTTGATTAAATGATGTAACAATATTCACCGCTTGTACAAATAAGTATACAACTCGTGAATAGTTGCACAATCAAGATAGAGCTGATGGTCTCGCTCAGCATTTTGGCTAACTTCAGCAGGTAAATATGCCTCTTGGTTAATGAGATGAAATGTTCCATTGCTTTTTCGTTCTCGTTGTTCAATCTATTGAACTCAAGCCTCAGAATTTCTACCTGGCCGCACAGGTGAAAAATGATACCGAAGAACAAGGAATCGCTCcctaattcatatttcaatataaataaatgaatctTTTGTCCTATTATGAGCATGTATTGGTATTTTGGACCATTCAGATCCCAGACTAATCAATTCCATTCTGCTTCAAATTTTCAATATCATCGCTCAAAACGAATAGTTGATGTTTTACATTTTAACTACAAAAATTACAGGTCAGATAGTGTAATAATCGTTTTTAGAGTTACTCATTTATCGTTTTAATCGTTTTAATCGTTTTAAACACTATTTTGAACGTAcattaaatgaatattaatcaCATGACAAACACACACTACGTACACACGATGTACAAGTCCAATTGTAAAATTTTTTCACAGTATACTTTGATTTACTCTAATCTTCCAtatctatatgtataaatgAAGTGGCGTAAAATTAGCATATCAAGTTTTAGGATATTATTGTAACGGatcaatataaataaaaaaagacgtCGTACACCATCAGCATTTTCATCGGAAAATGAGGTTGATCATTTCTGTGACACAATCacttataaaaaaattattcatttcAGCTTTCTTTTTCTATCGCCATAAGCGAAGGAATTGTAATTGCAAATTACCTTTCGACAAATTATGCTCGTACTTATCATTCATCTCTACATTTCTATTTATGGAGTTGATTAGCATGGCTTCTGATAGTGACTGATTCGTATGACAGGATGATTCATTACCTAGATTTCCAGTACTCAGGAATATCAGCATCAAGTATTCGACGATGAAaacaatgaaatacaaattGTCCGGCAATTGTATAATTGCCATTACGTACTCGGAAGGTATAGGGTAGCTCGGTATACTTTCTTCTGTCACGTTAACGATACCTTCATCTTCTTTCTCAACCAACATAGGCAGAGTCATCATGATGGTCGAGGTGAAATACGCGAAAGATATCACACTGCCACACGCCAGCCTGGCCATGTAAGCGTGTCTTCGCACTATCACTCGTTTCTCTTGATCTTTCAGTTCGTCATAATCCTTAACAGCCGAGGTAAAATTCGAGATAAGGCCACCAGGCCGAATACGAAAACGGATGACCTTTGATACCGCCAAAATACCGCAAGTAATTAATGCTAGACCGTCTAGATTCTTCTCGGCATCGCTGCTATCCAAATACATTTCAATATGCAGGATGGTTAACATTAACAGCTAGAAAGGGACGACATTTTTTACTGTGCTGTGATAAGAAAATTGTGAAATTAACTAAAAGTGACTTCTAGAAGCATCGTTTTAGACGTTTAGACAAAAGTATGTAGATAAATGGTGGATATAAGTATCAACGTATTTTCACTAACTATGGCTCGTttatgtaaaaatgtaaatcTCAATCTCGATATTTTACTAAATAATTAATGTATTATGATGATATATAATacgtaaaatttaaatatataacaatagaGTTAGTTCCAGTTATTCGACAACTCATTTTTGTTCCCGAGTATTTAGCACACATGTTAACTTCGAAACAGAATGAGAAAAGTTTCATACCAAAAGTGAAATTGCGATTATCGCACGCGTGGCAGAGAAGATGTCGTAATCTTGAAGAGGCCAGGTACCAACAGGCCACGACAGGATCTTCAACGGAGTCATCGCGTAAGCAAAATCTTTACTGCGCGATGCCTTCATCCTCACGAAATGTAGACAAACAATTTCACGTAATCACGAATACGTTCCGTTTCTTTCTTCCTACATAGTAACAAATTGTGTATTTTTATTTCTCGTATTATGTCTTATTCAACTGTAATCGCTCAATTATCTATCGTCCACTAGGTTATCGTTTCTACGTCTACTAGACATTTCCAAGAAAATTCCAATAGGGCGGTTActttttagataaatattttattgccATACTTCTATATGATGGTTTCTGTCGTCGTGCGTTATTTGTTCGAAGAATTAGCTTGTGTCTTCAAAGAATATTCAATTTTCATAAAACTGTATACTCGCTTTGAAAATTGATCTCATACGGAAGATATTCATCGGAAACTATCAGTTACAACGATATGTAAGTAAGCGCGAAGACCTATTTTCTTATAGCAGGAAAGTACTCTATCTTATACTGAAAGTGGAAGAACTGAAACGTCTAAATTGCTATCGATTATTTTCAACGCAAGCAAATGGTGCGATCGTGATCGGTGTCTTTCGAAATTGTATTCTACGAAATGCCACGTATATCCGTACACGCTAATGCAAATTACTATATGCTCACGTGTAATAAATTATAGCATGCATCGTGCATACGTATGTTTACGAGAGTGTGAGTCGTACGTAAGAGAGTTTCGTTGTGTTTCCTCGTCGAGTAACAGTAATACCACCTTTGTTACACGCGGGATATATCAAGAGTTGTCAAAGGAATACATACATATAGTTTTCACGTGTCCCGTATTACTTTTAAAACGGAGAAGTAGAAGGCTGGTGATGTCAGTGTTTCATTGAAAGCAAATATGtccatttttcaaaatttcccaGCTGTTGCGTGGTACGATAAACCTTTGCTGTTCGTTATTAGTTTCAGATCGTTTGCTACGTGTCATTGAGATTGATAGTAGTGCCATTTATTTGAGTAGACCTAGAGGTACAGCTCCGTGAGTCAGTTGACCATCAGGACTGCGTTTTTCACCGCACCGATGTTGTCTCTCGTGCCCAGGCAGCTCAGGAACACGAAACTTGGTATGGTGATCAAGGTAATAGACTAATTGTACCTGGGGCTGCTTttacatgaattttatttcgtaCAATTTAGAGAAAGTTCTTATTTTGCCCTTTAATAGAACAAGCaacaaattttctatttttcatattaatttTATCGATCTATATCAATACGttattgaaatttgaaattttttaattcctgaATTAAAGTCTTCCGTCGACTGGAAGGTTTAATAACGCGTAAGTAGAAACGAAAGGCTGACTTAAACTTATCGGTTACGAAGCCCTTCAAAGCGATTGAGTTTTGAAGCTACAAGTGCCAATGTAATAatgatgtacatatacatatatttcaaaTGTTTTCGGTCATTGCATGAATTATGGATTACAACAGAATACTGAGATCATCGATTACGCACATTCGACCAATTTGATTCTGAGTATTTGTAGTAAATATTTAGTCATtaaaagtataacattacatatcTTGTTGAGCTT
This sequence is a window from Bombus affinis isolate iyBomAffi1 chromosome 14, iyBomAffi1.2, whole genome shotgun sequence. Protein-coding genes within it:
- the LOC126923970 gene encoding odorant receptor 65a-like, which encodes MKASRSKDFAYAMTPLKILSWPVGTWPLQDYDIFSATRAIIAISLLLLMLTILHIEMYLDSSDAEKNLDGLALITCGILAVSKVIRFRIRPGGLISNFTSAVKDYDELKDQEKRVIVRRHAYMARLACGSVISFAYFTSTIMMTLPMLVEKEDEGIVNVTEESIPSYPIPSEYVMAIIQLPDNLYFIVFIVEYLMLIFLSTGNLGSDSLFFGIIFHLCGQVEILRLEFNRLNNENEKAMEHFISLTKRHIYLLKLAKMLSETISSILIVQLFTSCILICTSGLQFIIALKIGNIVMTIKTFIVSTTLLLQLFAYSYVGEYLKRQMEGVGNSVYFCSWYNIPKCVAKDIIYVIMRGQHPVFLRAGKFFVVNMETYMSIIKTSMSYLSVLRVMINA